The Rhizobium leguminosarum genome includes a region encoding these proteins:
- a CDS encoding NADH-quinone oxidoreductase subunit J, producing MDPGFFLLFATVSVITALTVVLARNPVHSALALMACFLNISAIFVMLEAPLLAVIQIFVYVGAIMVLFLFVIMMIDVREAVLQRFLPGSNLPAMGLLILLGIEMLVLVLWSDRFSITEPAAIGGGDQIRQLSTTLFADYLLPFEAASVILLAALVGAIVLARKE from the coding sequence ATGGATCCGGGGTTCTTTCTTCTGTTCGCTACGGTGTCCGTGATCACGGCCCTGACGGTGGTCTTGGCCCGGAATCCGGTGCACAGCGCATTGGCGCTGATGGCGTGTTTCCTCAACATCTCGGCAATCTTCGTTATGCTCGAGGCGCCGTTGCTCGCGGTCATCCAGATCTTCGTCTATGTCGGCGCGATCATGGTCCTGTTCCTGTTCGTGATCATGATGATCGATGTACGCGAAGCGGTGTTGCAGCGGTTCTTGCCGGGCAGCAACCTGCCGGCCATGGGGCTGCTCATCCTGCTTGGGATCGAGATGCTTGTGCTGGTGCTCTGGAGCGACCGCTTTTCGATCACGGAGCCCGCTGCCATAGGCGGCGGCGATCAGATCAGGCAGCTCAGCACGACACTTTTCGCCGACTATCTCCTGCCGTTTGAAGCTGCCTCCGTCATCCTTCTGGCCGCCCTGGTCGGCGCCATCGTGCTGGCGCGGAAGGAGTAG
- the nuoK gene encoding NADH-quinone oxidoreductase subunit NuoK: MVPLSWYIILGVVLFVIGAAGVLVRRNILVVLMSLELLLNSVNINFIAFGRYYGDFRGQIFAIFVIAITAAEVAVALGILVALVRNKSTLKVDEVTMMKG; encoded by the coding sequence ATGGTTCCGCTCTCGTGGTACATTATACTCGGAGTGGTCCTGTTCGTGATCGGAGCAGCGGGCGTGCTGGTCAGGCGCAACATCCTGGTCGTGCTGATGTCGCTGGAGCTGCTGCTCAACTCGGTCAACATCAATTTCATCGCTTTCGGGCGTTACTATGGCGATTTCCGCGGGCAGATCTTCGCGATCTTCGTCATCGCAATCACCGCGGCGGAAGTTGCCGTCGCCCTCGGTATCCTGGTCGCCCTCGTGAGGAACAAATCCACCCTCAAGGTCGACGAAGTGACCATGATGAAAGGATAG
- a CDS encoding Na(+)/H(+) antiporter subunit D, whose protein sequence is MTDFVHPALLFILGALPIPFLNGSIRKAYLLLIPALAILAVLTIQPGSYGATQFIGQEILIAKVDKLSIVFATVFTIMALIGTVYALHLPRPGQHVAAFVYVGSALGVVFAGDYLTLYLFWEGMAFASAYLVFAQGGRQAIAAGFRYLMVHITGGVVLLGGVILHGLSTDSLLFGPIAGEMGVGAYLILAGFMLNAAVPPLNAWLTDAYPEATVTGAVFMSAFTTKTAVYVLARAFPGTELLVWLGTAMALYGVVYAVLENDCRRLLAYHIVSQVGYMVAGVGIGTEMAVNGATSHAFAHILYKALLFMGAGAVIYVTGRRKLTELGGLYKTMPVTVALYMVGAFAISAFPFFSGFVTKSMVVAAAGQDHRALVVLALTMASAGTFLHTGLKLPYYMFFGTDRKLEAREPPRNMLVAMGMAAVLCIAIGVVPQPLYALLPYPVDFEPYTGVHVTESLGVLMFTALGFVIFLRALDPENTISIDTDWFYRKGARVFMWIAGKPLTRYEKTVSDVSETAALPFLHGAARAGLWIDLAGVDAIVNGVARAILNGGGTLRRLQTGVVTHYALAMIAGVIAATVVFAVVWR, encoded by the coding sequence ATGACTGACTTCGTCCATCCCGCCCTGCTGTTCATTCTCGGCGCCCTGCCGATCCCTTTCCTGAACGGATCGATCCGCAAAGCCTATCTGCTGCTGATCCCGGCGCTGGCGATCCTCGCCGTGCTGACGATACAACCGGGAAGCTACGGCGCGACGCAGTTCATCGGGCAGGAAATCCTCATCGCCAAGGTCGACAAGCTGAGCATCGTCTTCGCCACCGTTTTCACCATCATGGCGCTGATCGGAACGGTCTATGCGCTGCACCTGCCTCGCCCCGGCCAGCATGTCGCTGCATTTGTCTACGTCGGCAGCGCCCTCGGCGTCGTGTTCGCCGGCGACTACCTGACGCTCTACCTGTTCTGGGAAGGCATGGCGTTTGCCTCTGCCTACCTGGTCTTCGCCCAAGGCGGCCGACAGGCGATCGCCGCCGGGTTCCGGTATCTCATGGTCCATATCACTGGCGGCGTCGTCCTACTTGGCGGCGTCATTCTCCACGGGCTCTCGACTGACTCGCTGCTCTTCGGCCCGATCGCAGGCGAGATGGGCGTCGGCGCTTACCTGATCCTTGCCGGGTTCATGCTCAACGCCGCTGTGCCGCCGCTCAACGCCTGGCTGACCGACGCTTACCCGGAGGCGACTGTCACCGGCGCGGTGTTCATGAGCGCCTTCACCACCAAGACCGCCGTCTATGTGCTGGCGCGGGCGTTTCCGGGAACTGAACTTCTCGTTTGGCTCGGCACCGCGATGGCGCTCTACGGCGTCGTCTACGCGGTGCTGGAGAACGACTGCCGGCGGCTACTGGCCTATCACATCGTTAGCCAGGTGGGCTACATGGTGGCGGGCGTCGGCATCGGCACCGAGATGGCGGTGAACGGGGCCACCAGTCATGCCTTCGCACATATCCTCTACAAGGCGCTCTTGTTCATGGGTGCTGGGGCGGTGATTTACGTCACCGGCCGGCGCAAGCTCACCGAGCTTGGTGGGCTCTACAAGACCATGCCGGTGACCGTGGCGCTCTACATGGTTGGCGCCTTCGCGATTTCGGCATTTCCATTCTTCTCGGGCTTCGTCACCAAGTCGATGGTGGTGGCCGCCGCCGGACAGGATCACCGCGCGCTGGTGGTGTTGGCACTGACGATGGCGTCGGCGGGGACATTCCTCCACACCGGTCTCAAGCTCCCCTATTACATGTTCTTCGGCACGGACCGGAAGCTGGAGGCGCGGGAGCCGCCCCGCAACATGCTGGTTGCGATGGGCATGGCGGCGGTGCTCTGCATCGCGATCGGCGTCGTCCCGCAGCCGCTTTACGCACTTCTACCCTATCCGGTCGACTTCGAGCCCTACACCGGCGTCCATGTCACCGAGAGCCTTGGCGTGCTGATGTTCACCGCCTTGGGTTTTGTCATATTCCTCAGGGCGCTCGACCCCGAGAACACGATCAGCATCGACACCGACTGGTTCTACCGCAAGGGCGCGCGGGTCTTCATGTGGATCGCCGGAAAACCGCTGACGCGCTACGAGAAGACGGTGAGTGACGTGTCCGAGACTGCGGCTCTGCCTTTCCTGCATGGCGCGGCGCGGGCGGGACTGTGGATTGATCTCGCCGGTGTGGATGCCATCGTGAATGGCGTCGCCCGGGCGATCCTGAATGGTGGCGGGACGCTGCGGCGCCTCCAGACCGGCGTCGTGACCCATTACGCGCTGGCGATGATCGCCGGCGTGATCGCAGCCACCGTCGTCTTCGCCGTGGTGTGGCGGTAG
- a CDS encoding NADH-quinone oxidoreductase subunit M, producing the protein MGLPLLSLIVFTPVAGAAVLMFLRSDDAVRWTALAVSILDLALCIAMLASFDTTTHEMQFTERRLWVPALGITYALGIDGISALFVFLTALLGSICVLASWVAIDLKVKAFMVSLLSMQALMLGVFCALDLFLFYVFWEAMLIPMYLIIGVWGGEGRVYAAFKFFLYTLAGSLLFLIGVIVLYFNGGETFDILALTAQDLPFPVQSWLFFAFLIAFAVKVPMVPVHTWLPDAHVQAPTAGSIILAGVLLKMGAYGFLRFSLPMLPEASVYYSTLMLSLSALAIVYGGLLALAQDDLKKLVAYSSISHMGFVTLGIFALNLRGLEGGILQMFNHGVTTGALFLFVGLIYERTHTRSIAEYGGLMKAAPVYTAFLALFTLSSMALPGTNSFIGELLVLSGGFAANLAVGAAAVLGALLGAAYLLGMYRKVALGPASVGARFKICDVNAREMAAILPLAVLVLWLGLYPKPFLGIIDVSVKHLLAQVHDKGSGP; encoded by the coding sequence ATGGGATTGCCGCTACTCAGTCTCATCGTATTCACGCCCGTCGCCGGGGCAGCGGTTCTGATGTTTCTGCGCAGCGACGATGCGGTGCGGTGGACCGCGCTGGCCGTCAGCATCCTCGATCTCGCTCTCTGCATCGCCATGCTGGCGAGCTTTGACACCACGACCCACGAGATGCAGTTCACCGAGAGGCGCCTATGGGTGCCCGCGCTCGGGATCACTTATGCGCTTGGCATCGACGGGATAAGCGCGCTCTTCGTTTTCCTGACCGCTCTGCTGGGCTCGATATGCGTGCTCGCCTCGTGGGTCGCGATCGACCTCAAGGTGAAGGCGTTCATGGTCAGTCTGCTCTCCATGCAGGCGCTGATGCTGGGGGTGTTCTGCGCGCTCGACCTGTTCCTGTTCTACGTCTTCTGGGAGGCGATGCTGATCCCGATGTACCTGATCATCGGCGTCTGGGGCGGCGAAGGCCGGGTCTATGCGGCGTTCAAGTTCTTCCTCTACACACTGGCGGGCAGCCTCCTGTTCCTCATCGGTGTCATCGTGCTCTATTTCAACGGCGGCGAGACCTTCGACATCCTCGCGCTGACAGCGCAGGATTTGCCGTTCCCGGTCCAGTCCTGGCTGTTCTTCGCCTTCCTGATCGCCTTCGCCGTCAAAGTGCCGATGGTGCCGGTCCATACCTGGCTGCCGGACGCCCATGTGCAGGCGCCGACGGCAGGCAGCATCATCCTTGCAGGGGTGCTCCTGAAGATGGGCGCCTACGGGTTCCTGCGGTTCTCGCTGCCGATGCTGCCGGAGGCGTCGGTGTATTATTCGACGCTGATGCTTTCGCTTTCGGCGCTTGCGATCGTCTATGGCGGGTTGCTTGCGCTGGCGCAGGACGACCTGAAGAAGCTGGTGGCCTATTCCAGCATCAGCCACATGGGCTTCGTGACGCTGGGGATTTTTGCATTGAACCTGCGCGGGCTCGAGGGCGGCATCCTGCAAATGTTCAATCATGGCGTAACGACCGGCGCCCTGTTCCTGTTCGTCGGCCTGATTTACGAGCGGACACATACGCGCAGCATCGCCGAATATGGCGGGTTGATGAAGGCGGCGCCGGTCTACACAGCGTTTCTCGCGCTGTTCACGCTATCGTCGATGGCGCTGCCGGGAACGAATTCGTTCATAGGCGAATTGCTGGTGTTGTCCGGCGGGTTTGCAGCCAACCTGGCCGTCGGCGCGGCAGCCGTTTTGGGCGCGTTGCTGGGCGCGGCCTATCTGCTTGGCATGTACAGGAAAGTCGCGCTTGGTCCCGCCAGCGTCGGCGCCCGGTTCAAGATATGCGACGTGAACGCCCGCGAGATGGCAGCGATCCTGCCGCTGGCCGTGTTAGTGCTGTGGCTCGGGCTCTATCCGAAACCCTTTCTCGGCATCATCGACGTCTCGGTGAAGCATCTGCTGGCTCAGGTGCACGATAAGGGGAGCGGCCCATGA
- a CDS encoding NADH-quinone oxidoreductase subunit N, which translates to MTAAALFQSALASLPEIVVITGACILLILGQLVRRGQEHFLVWASVAIVLIAALATLILSGEVRPAYTGMFVADRFAVFFKFVFYLATILTFLLSRKYADIEGIGSSEYYVLLLFALSGMMIMASATDLLSIYVGLELMVLCTYVLTGFLRRERRSNEAALKYVILGAVSTGIFLYGVSLVYGLTGTTQLDGMAAAVTGDPLDPGLLLAEVFIVAGLVFKVGAVPFHMWVPDVYEGAPTTITAFMSVGPKAAGFAVILRVFLNPLVAASDVWIIVAVIAVVTMALGSFVALVQDNFKRLLAYSSIVHAGFALFGVVAGGADGIASVMLYLLIYSLMNLGIFGIVILMRNGDFSGEVIEDYAGLAKSHPGLALLMLLYLFSLAGIPPTAGFFAKFYVLVALVERGFVMLAVIAVLLSAVAAYFYIRIVMVIYMREPERTFDPALPPLVRATLAFTAAGTIGIGLFPAWFLRLAQHSVLTADRLNLQ; encoded by the coding sequence ATGACCGCCGCAGCACTTTTCCAGTCAGCTCTCGCAAGCCTGCCCGAGATCGTGGTGATCACTGGAGCCTGCATCCTGCTGATCCTGGGACAGCTTGTGCGCAGGGGGCAGGAACATTTCCTGGTCTGGGCTTCCGTCGCGATCGTGCTGATTGCCGCCTTGGCGACACTCATTCTTTCGGGCGAGGTGCGGCCGGCCTATACGGGCATGTTCGTCGCCGACCGCTTCGCGGTCTTCTTCAAGTTCGTGTTCTACCTGGCCACCATCCTGACATTCCTCCTTTCGCGAAAATATGCGGATATCGAGGGGATCGGGAGCAGCGAATACTATGTCCTGCTGCTCTTTGCGCTTTCGGGAATGATGATCATGGCCTCGGCGACCGATCTCCTCTCGATCTATGTGGGCCTCGAACTGATGGTGCTCTGCACCTATGTGCTGACCGGATTCCTGCGGCGAGAGCGGCGGTCAAACGAAGCGGCGCTGAAATACGTGATCCTTGGCGCGGTCTCGACCGGGATTTTCCTTTACGGCGTTTCGCTGGTCTACGGGCTCACCGGTACGACGCAACTGGACGGGATGGCTGCGGCGGTGACCGGCGACCCGCTCGATCCGGGATTGCTGCTGGCAGAGGTCTTCATCGTCGCGGGGCTGGTCTTCAAGGTCGGCGCGGTGCCGTTTCATATGTGGGTGCCGGACGTCTACGAAGGCGCGCCGACGACGATCACCGCCTTCATGTCGGTAGGCCCTAAGGCGGCAGGGTTTGCGGTGATCCTGCGGGTGTTCCTCAACCCGCTGGTCGCGGCCTCGGACGTCTGGATCATCGTCGCGGTCATTGCGGTGGTGACGATGGCGCTCGGCAGTTTCGTGGCGCTGGTGCAGGATAATTTCAAGCGGCTCCTCGCTTATTCCAGCATCGTCCATGCCGGGTTCGCCCTTTTCGGCGTGGTGGCCGGCGGTGCCGACGGGATCGCCAGCGTGATGCTCTATCTGCTGATCTACTCGCTCATGAATCTCGGCATTTTCGGCATCGTCATCCTGATGCGGAACGGCGATTTTTCCGGCGAGGTTATCGAAGACTATGCGGGTCTCGCCAAGTCGCATCCGGGGCTGGCACTTCTGATGCTGCTCTATCTGTTCTCGCTGGCCGGCATTCCGCCAACGGCCGGGTTCTTCGCCAAGTTTTACGTGCTGGTCGCGCTGGTCGAGCGAGGGTTCGTCATGCTGGCGGTGATCGCAGTGCTGCTGAGTGCTGTTGCCGCCTACTTTTACATCCGCATCGTCATGGTGATCTACATGCGCGAGCCGGAAAGGACGTTCGACCCGGCGCTGCCGCCCTTGGTGCGCGCGACGCTCGCCTTCACTGCTGCCGGCACCATCGGCATCGGCCTGTTTCCCGCATGGTTTTTAAGACTTGCCCAGCATTCCGTGTTGACGGCTGACCGATTGAATTTGCAATGA
- a CDS encoding NADH-quinone oxidoreductase subunit A yields the protein MAAMEFLPVLFMIVGVVLVTGATLFVSSLLRPSNPYPEKNMPYECGMDAAGEAAAGRFRVPFFILAILLVVFDVETMFLFPWAVVLKDIGLVGFVEMFVFILLLLVGFAYAWLKGALEWEA from the coding sequence ATGGCTGCGATGGAATTCTTGCCGGTTCTTTTTATGATCGTCGGAGTCGTTCTGGTGACGGGGGCGACGCTTTTTGTCTCCTCGCTGCTGCGTCCGTCCAATCCCTATCCCGAAAAGAACATGCCCTATGAGTGCGGCATGGACGCCGCGGGTGAGGCCGCCGCGGGGCGCTTCAGAGTGCCGTTCTTTATCCTTGCGATCCTGCTGGTCGTCTTCGATGTCGAGACGATGTTCCTCTTTCCCTGGGCCGTCGTCCTGAAAGACATCGGGCTGGTCGGCTTTGTCGAGATGTTCGTCTTCATATTGCTGCTTCTTGTGGGCTTCGCCTACGCCTGGCTGAAGGGAGCACTCGAATGGGAGGCGTAA
- a CDS encoding NuoB/complex I 20 kDa subunit family protein gives MGGVNNAIRDSVLFTTAESVINWSRSSALWPETFGIACCAIEMISAGCARYDLDRFGVVFRPSPRQSDVMIIAGTVTRKFAPVVRRLYDQMPEPRWVIAMGTCAISGGVYNTYAVVQGAETFVPVDVHVPGCPPRPEALMHGFLLLQEKIKKSRALAGTPLGRVAAS, from the coding sequence ATGGGAGGCGTAAACAACGCGATCCGCGACAGCGTGCTGTTCACCACGGCCGAGAGCGTTATCAACTGGAGCCGAAGCTCGGCGCTGTGGCCCGAAACTTTCGGAATTGCCTGCTGCGCCATCGAGATGATCTCGGCGGGGTGCGCCCGCTATGATCTCGACCGGTTCGGCGTGGTGTTCCGGCCATCGCCCCGCCAGTCCGATGTGATGATCATCGCCGGCACAGTAACGCGGAAGTTCGCGCCGGTGGTGCGCAGGCTCTATGACCAGATGCCGGAGCCGCGCTGGGTTATCGCCATGGGCACCTGCGCTATCTCGGGCGGGGTCTACAATACCTATGCCGTGGTGCAGGGAGCGGAGACCTTCGTGCCGGTGGACGTGCATGTGCCCGGCTGCCCGCCGCGGCCCGAGGCGCTGATGCATGGATTCCTGCTACTTCAGGAGAAGATCAAAAAATCCCGAGCACTGGCCGGGACTCCTCTGGGTCGGGTTGCAGCGTCATGA
- a CDS encoding NADH-quinone oxidoreductase subunit C: MNVETPLIRTTITERFGEAIDDLGFAHGVHAFAAPPDMIVELCRFLKEHPALRFNFLSDICGVDHYPEMPRYETVYHLYSLPNKLRVRIKCRLADPPRVPSVTGIWRTANWHEREAWDMYGIRFEGHPDLRRIYMWEGFEGFPQRKDFPLRGYKDKLNPFGADGTPPTQPDLATENIP; encoded by the coding sequence ATGAATGTGGAGACGCCCCTCATCCGCACTACGATCACGGAGCGTTTCGGCGAGGCAATCGACGATCTTGGCTTCGCGCATGGTGTACATGCCTTCGCCGCTCCGCCTGACATGATCGTCGAGCTTTGCCGGTTTCTGAAGGAACACCCGGCGTTGCGGTTCAACTTCCTGTCGGACATCTGCGGGGTCGATCATTATCCTGAGATGCCACGCTACGAGACGGTGTACCACCTCTATTCGCTACCGAACAAATTGCGCGTTCGCATCAAATGCCGCCTCGCCGATCCGCCGCGGGTCCCGTCGGTGACGGGGATCTGGCGAACCGCCAATTGGCATGAGCGCGAAGCCTGGGACATGTACGGGATCAGGTTCGAGGGCCACCCCGATTTGCGCCGGATCTACATGTGGGAAGGGTTCGAGGGCTTCCCGCAGCGCAAGGATTTTCCGCTCCGTGGCTACAAGGACAAGCTGAACCCGTTTGGCGCCGATGGCACGCCGCCGACGCAGCCCGACCTCGCCACCGAGAACATTCCATAA
- the nuoD gene encoding NADH dehydrogenase (quinone) subunit D: MTEVTELISPQGEAFDTKEVLLNLGPQHPSTHGVLRLVLELDGEYVKRVDPHIGYLHRGTEKLAESFTYTQIFPLTDRLDYLCPPSNNLAFALAVEKLLGIEAPIRAQYIRVLMAELARISGHVLITGALPMDLGAMTALLYAMREREMIMDLLEMISGARMHTSFCRVGGVREDLPDGFLPKIREFCDIFPNRIRDYERLLENNRVFLKRTQGIGVISAEDAIDLGLSGPNLRASGVDWDIRRDEPYEIYDRLDFNVITRDEGDCYARWQCRVEEMRESVRIIEQCLDQMPEGPFQIDMPTIAFPVDKDKVHCSMEALIQHFDLSAYGFKVPKGEVYSAIEAPKGELGFYIISDGSPKPFRMKVRAPSFVNLQGLFGVTNARYLADMIAVLGSLDPVMAEVDK, translated from the coding sequence ATGACCGAAGTCACCGAACTGATCAGCCCGCAAGGCGAAGCGTTCGACACCAAGGAGGTGCTTCTCAATCTCGGCCCCCAGCACCCCAGCACGCATGGGGTTCTTCGGCTCGTCCTGGAATTGGACGGCGAGTACGTCAAGCGCGTGGATCCACACATCGGCTACCTCCATCGCGGCACCGAAAAACTGGCGGAGAGCTTCACCTACACCCAGATTTTTCCGCTCACCGACCGGCTCGACTACCTCTGTCCACCGTCGAACAACCTCGCCTTCGCGCTGGCGGTGGAGAAACTCCTCGGCATAGAAGCACCGATTCGCGCACAATATATTCGCGTGCTGATGGCCGAGCTGGCGCGGATCTCCGGCCATGTCTTGATCACCGGCGCGCTGCCGATGGACCTCGGCGCCATGACCGCCTTGCTTTACGCCATGCGGGAGCGTGAAATGATCATGGATCTCCTGGAAATGATCAGCGGTGCGCGCATGCACACGTCCTTCTGCCGGGTCGGCGGAGTGCGCGAGGACCTGCCTGACGGTTTCCTTCCCAAGATCAGGGAGTTCTGCGACATCTTCCCGAACCGGATCCGCGACTATGAGCGGTTGCTCGAAAACAACCGGGTGTTCCTGAAGCGCACGCAGGGGATCGGCGTGATCTCCGCCGAGGACGCCATCGATCTTGGCCTGAGCGGTCCGAACCTGCGCGCTTCGGGCGTCGACTGGGACATCCGTCGCGACGAGCCCTATGAGATCTATGACCGGCTCGACTTCAACGTCATCACGCGCGACGAGGGTGACTGCTATGCGCGCTGGCAATGTCGGGTCGAGGAAATGCGCGAGAGCGTCCGGATCATCGAGCAATGCCTCGACCAGATGCCCGAGGGGCCGTTCCAGATCGACATGCCAACAATCGCCTTCCCGGTGGACAAGGACAAGGTGCATTGCTCGATGGAAGCACTGATCCAGCATTTCGACCTGTCGGCCTATGGCTTCAAGGTGCCGAAGGGCGAGGTCTATTCGGCGATCGAGGCGCCAAAGGGCGAGCTTGGCTTCTATATCATCAGCGACGGGTCGCCAAAACCATTCCGTATGAAGGTGCGGGCACCCTCGTTCGTCAACCTTCAGGGACTGTTCGGGGTGACCAACGCCCGCTATCTGGCGGACATGATCGCCGTGCTCGGCAGTCTCGACCCAGTGATGGCGGAGGTGGACAAGTAG
- the nuoE gene encoding NADH-quinone oxidoreductase subunit NuoE, producing the protein MTMREKIKEAAARYPDQRSAIMPALLIAQREHGHLPGQVLEEVADILGVERIWVYELATFYTLFHTEPVGMFHLQLCDNVSCMLCGAEDLLKHLETALAIRKGDTTPDGLFTLSSVECLGACEMAPVMQVGDDYHGALDVARIDALLDNLRATTERVASIEPSARPQGE; encoded by the coding sequence ATGACCATGCGCGAAAAGATAAAAGAGGCAGCGGCGCGGTATCCCGACCAGCGCTCTGCGATCATGCCCGCGCTTCTGATCGCGCAGAGGGAGCATGGCCATCTGCCTGGTCAGGTGCTGGAAGAAGTCGCCGACATTCTCGGAGTCGAACGGATCTGGGTCTACGAGCTGGCGACCTTTTATACGCTCTTCCATACCGAGCCGGTGGGCATGTTCCACCTGCAGCTCTGTGACAATGTTTCCTGCATGCTGTGCGGAGCCGAGGACCTGCTGAAGCATCTGGAAACGGCGCTGGCGATCAGGAAGGGCGACACCACGCCGGACGGGCTGTTCACGCTTTCCTCCGTCGAGTGCCTCGGTGCCTGCGAGATGGCTCCGGTGATGCAGGTCGGCGACGATTACCATGGTGCCCTTGATGTCGCGCGGATAGATGCACTTTTGGACAACCTGCGGGCTACGACGGAACGGGTCGCGAGCATCGAGCCCTCTGCGCGACCGCAGGGAGAGTAG
- the nuoF gene encoding NADH-quinone oxidoreductase subunit NuoF codes for MFEPVLLKNVAVPDSHLLSTYEAGGGYQALAKALREYTPDEVVNLVKQSNLRGRGGAGFPTGMKWSFVPKQVDKPKYLCCNADEGEPGTFKDRIIMERDPHQLIEGLAVSAYAIGAKTAYVYIRGEYVTAIRRLEQAIAEAHEKGHLGTGILGSNFDFAVHIHCGAGAYICGEETAMLESLEGKRAQPRLKPPFPAVAGLYASPTVINNVETLACVPHILARGADWFRGIGPDKSPGPKLYCLSGQVRKPGLYELPMGIPLRELVEEHAGGALPGRKIKAVIPGGVSAPVIPEHGLDVRMDFDSLAAAGSMLGSAGVIVIDDSTCMVKVATRIIEFFHHESCGKCTPCREGLNWVLKVLRRVEGGDGAPGDLEQLEMLCKGIFGNTFCALGDGAAMGLRAALAHFRDEFVAHVEERRCPFH; via the coding sequence ATGTTCGAGCCGGTTCTCCTCAAGAATGTCGCCGTGCCGGACAGTCACCTGCTGTCGACCTACGAGGCTGGCGGCGGCTACCAGGCACTGGCGAAGGCGCTGCGCGAATACACGCCTGACGAGGTCGTTAACCTCGTCAAACAGTCCAACCTGCGCGGTCGCGGCGGTGCCGGATTCCCGACGGGCATGAAATGGAGTTTCGTGCCGAAGCAGGTCGACAAGCCGAAATATCTTTGCTGCAACGCCGATGAGGGCGAGCCAGGCACCTTCAAGGACCGGATCATCATGGAGCGCGATCCGCATCAACTCATCGAGGGGCTGGCGGTAAGCGCCTATGCGATTGGAGCCAAAACCGCCTATGTCTACATCCGCGGAGAATATGTGACGGCGATCCGTCGCCTGGAGCAGGCGATCGCCGAGGCACACGAAAAGGGTCATCTGGGAACGGGCATTCTGGGCTCGAATTTCGATTTCGCCGTCCACATCCACTGCGGCGCAGGCGCCTATATCTGCGGCGAGGAGACTGCGATGCTCGAGTCGCTCGAGGGCAAGCGGGCGCAGCCGCGATTGAAGCCGCCGTTTCCGGCCGTGGCCGGGCTCTACGCCAGCCCGACTGTGATCAACAATGTCGAGACGCTGGCCTGCGTGCCGCATATCTTGGCGCGGGGCGCGGACTGGTTCCGCGGCATCGGCCCGGACAAGAGCCCCGGCCCGAAGCTCTACTGCCTCAGTGGGCAGGTGCGCAAACCCGGGCTCTACGAGTTGCCGATGGGCATACCACTGCGCGAGCTGGTCGAGGAACATGCCGGCGGGGCGTTGCCGGGACGCAAAATCAAGGCGGTGATCCCGGGCGGGGTCTCAGCGCCGGTCATCCCTGAGCACGGGCTGGACGTGAGGATGGATTTTGACTCGCTGGCTGCCGCCGGCTCGATGCTCGGTTCGGCTGGCGTTATCGTGATCGACGATAGCACCTGCATGGTCAAGGTCGCCACCAGGATCATCGAGTTCTTCCACCATGAGTCCTGCGGCAAGTGCACGCCCTGCCGGGAAGGATTGAACTGGGTCTTGAAGGTCCTGCGCCGGGTTGAAGGCGGGGATGGCGCGCCCGGCGATCTGGAGCAGCTGGAGATGCTCTGCAAGGGCATTTTCGGCAATACGTTTTGTGCCTTGGGTGACGGTGCAGCGATGGGGTTGCGTGCAGCACTCGCGCATTTCCGAGATGAATTCGTCGCCCATGTCGAGGAGCGGAGGTGCCCGTTTCACTGA